Proteins encoded within one genomic window of Bacillota bacterium:
- the purM gene encoding phosphoribosylformylglycinamidine cyclo-ligase codes for MKSHSESYKKAGVDVTAGYEAVRLMKSSVENTFTKGVLTGIGGFGGLFELDTEKFNHPVLVSGTDGVGTKLKLAILMDKHDTVGQDCVAMCVNDIVCSGAEPLVFLDYIAVGKNYPENVASIVRGVADGCVKAGCALVGGETAEMPGMYKESDYDLAGFAVGAVEKSEILDGSRVSAGDKLIALPSSGVHSNGFSLVRRVFDIDNNPEVLKQYTEDLGAPLGEVLLAPTKIYVKPVLAAMKKVGINAVCHITGGGFYENIPRMLPKGLSASINTDDINIPLIFELIARVGDINARDMFNTFNMGVGMMLAVSADKADAAVSVLRENGEEAYIAGGVVESDEGVILW; via the coding sequence ATGAAAAGCCATAGTGAAAGCTATAAAAAAGCCGGCGTTGACGTAACCGCCGGATATGAAGCGGTCAGGCTCATGAAAAGCAGCGTGGAAAACACATTTACCAAAGGTGTTCTTACCGGAATCGGAGGCTTTGGCGGTTTGTTTGAGCTTGACACCGAAAAGTTTAATCATCCGGTTCTTGTCTCAGGAACTGACGGTGTCGGAACAAAATTAAAGCTTGCGATTTTGATGGACAAGCATGATACAGTCGGTCAAGACTGTGTCGCTATGTGTGTCAACGATATAGTCTGCAGCGGCGCTGAGCCCCTCGTTTTCCTCGATTATATCGCTGTAGGCAAAAACTACCCCGAAAATGTCGCATCAATCGTCCGCGGCGTGGCTGACGGCTGCGTCAAAGCCGGCTGTGCTCTTGTCGGCGGCGAGACTGCCGAGATGCCCGGCATGTATAAAGAGAGCGATTATGATCTTGCGGGTTTTGCGGTCGGCGCTGTTGAAAAAAGCGAGATTTTAGACGGAAGCCGTGTTTCAGCCGGTGACAAGCTTATCGCGCTTCCTTCGTCCGGCGTGCACAGCAACGGTTTTTCCCTTGTCAGACGGGTTTTTGACATTGACAACAATCCAGAAGTATTAAAACAGTATACAGAAGATCTTGGGGCACCGCTTGGTGAAGTTCTCCTTGCGCCTACTAAAATATATGTAAAACCTGTACTCGCCGCAATGAAAAAGGTCGGCATCAACGCTGTCTGCCATATCACAGGGGGCGGATTCTACGAAAACATACCGCGCATGCTTCCAAAAGGACTTTCAGCAAGCATAAACACAGACGATATAAACATACCACTTATATTTGAGCTTATCGCAAGGGTAGGAGATATAAATGCCCGCGATATGTTCAATACCTTCAACATGGGTGTCGGCATGATGCTTGCAGTTTCCGCAGACAAAGCTGATGCAGCTGTTTCCGTACTTAGAGAAAACGGAGAAGAAGCATATATTGCGGGTGGAGTTGTTGAAAGTGACGAGGGCGTGATCCTGTGGTAA
- the purF gene encoding amidophosphoribosyltransferase codes for MFDNIHEECGIFGIYDNDDLDASRLTYYALYALQHRGQESCGIAVNDNRTIFAHKGIGLVPDVFNSVMLNHLKGKMAIGHCRYSTTGNSTIENAQPLVSKYIKGMLALAHNGNLINSHQLRSELEMNGAIFQTTNDSEVIMYILARERLRSSSIEEAVLRSMASLKGAYSIVVMSPEKLIAARDPYGFRPLCIGKIKNSYVFASETCALDAIGAEFVRDVEPGEVVVVGKKGLQSIRENCTGKAKLCIFEFVYFARPDSFIEGASVHTARQEAGKYLALEYPVEADVVVGVPDSGLDAALGYSRESGIPYGIGFIKNRYVGRTFIQPTQGQRDVAVKIKLNVLKSTVKGKRVVLVDDSIVRGTTSKRIVSELRAAGATEVHMRISSPPFLNPCYFGTDIDSRDKLIACIMSNEEICKELGADSLGYLSIENLHKIPVGANCDFCDGCFTGKYPMDVAPYEEYGKHMLEK; via the coding sequence ATGTTTGATAATATCCATGAGGAATGCGGGATATTCGGAATATATGATAACGACGACCTTGATGCATCTCGCCTAACCTATTACGCTCTGTATGCTCTTCAGCACCGCGGACAGGAGAGCTGCGGCATCGCTGTAAATGATAACAGAACGATTTTTGCTCATAAAGGCATCGGGCTTGTGCCTGACGTTTTTAATTCTGTAATGCTTAATCATTTAAAGGGTAAAATGGCTATAGGGCACTGTCGTTATTCAACTACAGGAAATTCTACTATTGAGAACGCACAGCCGTTGGTTTCGAAATATATAAAGGGAATGCTTGCGCTTGCCCACAACGGTAATCTGATAAACAGTCATCAGCTGCGCAGCGAACTCGAAATGAACGGCGCTATATTTCAAACTACTAATGACAGTGAAGTAATAATGTATATACTTGCGCGTGAACGCCTGCGCTCATCCTCTATTGAAGAGGCGGTTCTGCGCAGCATGGCATCTTTAAAGGGTGCCTATTCGATTGTTGTAATGAGCCCCGAAAAGCTGATTGCCGCTCGAGACCCATATGGTTTTCGCCCGCTTTGCATCGGAAAGATCAAAAATTCATATGTTTTTGCATCAGAAACCTGTGCACTAGACGCAATCGGCGCTGAATTTGTGCGTGATGTCGAGCCGGGAGAGGTCGTAGTCGTCGGCAAAAAAGGACTTCAAAGTATTCGCGAAAACTGCACCGGCAAGGCAAAGCTCTGCATTTTTGAATTTGTTTATTTTGCCCGTCCGGATTCTTTTATTGAAGGCGCAAGTGTCCATACCGCTAGACAAGAGGCCGGAAAGTATCTTGCCCTCGAATACCCTGTTGAGGCCGATGTTGTCGTCGGTGTTCCGGATTCAGGGCTCGACGCAGCGCTTGGCTACTCACGTGAATCGGGCATACCTTATGGAATAGGATTTATTAAGAACCGTTACGTCGGGAGGACTTTCATTCAGCCGACTCAGGGTCAGCGTGACGTTGCAGTAAAAATCAAGCTGAATGTTTTAAAATCGACGGTAAAAGGGAAAAGAGTTGTGCTTGTTGACGACTCGATAGTCCGTGGAACGACTTCTAAGCGCATTGTTTCAGAACTCCGGGCTGCTGGGGCGACTGAGGTTCATATGCGTATATCATCCCCCCCGTTTCTCAATCCCTGTTACTTCGGAACTGATATTGACTCACGCGACAAGCTTATTGCGTGCATAATGTCAAACGAGGAGATTTGCAAAGAGCTTGGTGCTGACAGTCTAGGCTATCTTTCCATCGAAAATCTCCACAAGATCCCGGTTGGTGCAAACTGCGATTTTTGCGACGGATGCTTCACCGGCAAGTATCCTATGGATGTTGCTCCATACGAAGAGTATGGAAAACACATGCTTGAAAAGTAA
- a CDS encoding phosphoribosylaminoimidazolesuccinocarboxamide synthase — protein sequence MNKLEQLYEGKAKKVFKTDDPDLYIVEYKDDATAFNGLKKGTIAGKGAINNVVSNHLMKMLEKKGIETHLVKELSDNETLVKKVKIIPLEVIVRNIAAGSLSKRLGLPEGTKLPVTVVEMSYKNDELGDPMVNNFHIKALGLANDEEIKYLEDTALAIDKFLADYLKDLNIELIDFKLEFGKDSRGKIILADEISPDTCRFWDSVTKEKLDKDRFRRDLGDVEEAYQEILKRLTGRSKENSNV from the coding sequence ATGAATAAGTTGGAGCAGTTATACGAAGGAAAAGCAAAGAAGGTTTTCAAAACAGACGATCCCGATCTATACATTGTTGAATACAAGGACGATGCGACAGCATTCAACGGTCTCAAAAAAGGAACTATCGCAGGAAAAGGCGCTATAAATAATGTTGTTTCTAATCATTTGATGAAGATGCTCGAAAAAAAGGGCATTGAAACTCATCTTGTAAAAGAACTTTCAGATAATGAAACGCTTGTGAAGAAAGTTAAAATCATTCCTCTTGAGGTTATAGTGAGAAATATTGCGGCAGGCTCTCTTTCAAAGCGTTTGGGGTTGCCGGAAGGAACAAAACTGCCTGTCACCGTTGTAGAAATGTCTTATAAAAACGATGAACTCGGCGATCCTATGGTTAATAACTTCCACATCAAAGCACTTGGGCTTGCAAATGATGAAGAGATAAAATATCTTGAGGATACGGCTCTTGCTATTGATAAGTTCTTAGCAGATTATTTAAAAGATCTAAACATCGAACTTATAGATTTCAAGCTCGAATTTGGCAAGGACAGCAGAGGAAAAATCATCTTGGCAGATGAAATTTCGCCGGATACATGCCGTTTTTGGGACAGCGTCACAAAAGAGAAGCTCGATAAAGATAGATTCAGACGCGACCTCGGCGATGTTGAGGAAGCGTATCAGGAAATCTTAAAGAGACTGACCGGAAGGTCAAAGGAGAACAGTAATGTTTGA
- the purE gene encoding 5-(carboxyamino)imidazole ribonucleotide mutase: protein MDVKKKVAIIMGSDSDLPVLKGAFKVLKQFEVPFEVRVISAHRTPRQAEEFSKNAEANGFGVIIAAAGKAAHLAGVLASLTTLPVIGIPIKSSTLDGLDSLLSTVQMPKGIPVATVAVDGSDNAALLAVQMLALSDTDLKTKLKAFKKSMELEVIEKDQKIQSEVEKYE, encoded by the coding sequence ATGGATGTAAAAAAGAAAGTTGCAATTATCATGGGGAGTGACAGTGACCTGCCAGTTTTAAAAGGGGCATTCAAAGTGCTTAAGCAGTTTGAAGTGCCGTTTGAGGTCCGAGTGATTTCGGCCCACAGAACGCCGCGGCAGGCAGAGGAATTTTCAAAAAATGCAGAGGCAAACGGTTTTGGTGTTATCATAGCTGCAGCCGGGAAAGCCGCTCATCTTGCGGGTGTTCTTGCCTCCCTTACAACACTTCCCGTTATAGGCATTCCAATTAAATCATCGACGCTGGACGGGCTGGACTCGCTGTTATCCACGGTTCAGATGCCAAAAGGTATTCCAGTTGCAACAGTTGCAGTTGACGGATCTGACAATGCGGCGCTTCTCGCAGTACAGATGCTTGCGCTTTCAGACACAGATCTTAAAACAAAGCTGAAGGCATTTAAAAAGTCAATGGAACTCGAAGTTATTGAAAAAGATCAAAAAATACAGTCGGAGGTAGAAAAATATGAATAA
- a CDS encoding SPFH domain-containing protein yields MLYVFLGIAILIILIVITNIRIVPQAYAMVVERLGAYYATWQTGLHVKIPFFDRIVRKVSLKEQVVDFPPQPVITKDNVTMQIDTVVYFQITDPKMYTYGVERPMQAIEVLTATTLRNIIGDLELDETLTSRDIINTRLRMILDEATDPWGIKVNRVELKNILPPREIQDAMEKQMKAERERRQSILRAEGEKSSAILVAEGQKESAILTAEAQKQAAILHAEGEKESRIRQAEGEAAAIVKVQEALAQGLKMLNEAEPTKQVLALKSLEAFAKAADGKATKIIIPSEIQSIAGLASALTGIVDKE; encoded by the coding sequence ATGCTTTACGTTTTCCTAGGCATAGCAATACTTATTATACTCATCGTAATTACTAACATCCGTATAGTACCTCAGGCATACGCAATGGTTGTTGAACGTCTTGGTGCATATTACGCGACATGGCAAACAGGTCTTCACGTGAAAATCCCGTTTTTTGACAGGATCGTAAGAAAGGTTTCATTAAAAGAACAGGTTGTTGATTTTCCGCCCCAGCCGGTTATCACAAAAGATAACGTTACCATGCAGATCGACACGGTCGTTTACTTTCAGATCACTGACCCAAAAATGTATACGTACGGTGTCGAGCGCCCAATGCAGGCAATTGAAGTACTTACAGCGACCACACTTAGAAACATCATCGGCGATTTGGAACTCGACGAAACCCTTACTTCAAGGGATATCATCAATACAAGGCTTCGTATGATATTGGACGAAGCGACCGACCCGTGGGGCATTAAGGTTAACCGTGTAGAACTCAAAAATATATTGCCGCCCCGTGAGATCCAGGACGCCATGGAAAAACAGATGAAAGCAGAGCGTGAAAGACGTCAAAGTATCCTTCGCGCAGAAGGTGAAAAGAGTTCCGCTATACTGGTTGCAGAAGGACAGAAGGAAAGCGCGATTTTAACAGCAGAAGCACAAAAACAAGCTGCTATCCTTCATGCAGAAGGTGAAAAGGAATCGCGTATACGGCAGGCAGAAGGTGAAGCTGCTGCTATCGTAAAGGTTCAGGAGGCTCTTGCTCAGGGATTGAAAATGTTAAATGAGGCTGAGCCTACAAAACAGGTTCTTGCGCTAAAAAGTCTTGAAGCATTTGCCAAGGCAGCGGACGGCAAGGCAACTAAGATTATCATTCCATCTGAAATACAAAGTATCGCAGGTCTTGCCTCTGCTTTGACAGGGATTGTTGATAAAGAATAA
- a CDS encoding NfeD family protein gives MTPIIYAWFAAMVIFLVIELITPQFISIWFAFGSVVALILAAVGLPLWMQLTVFVIISGILVFLTRPLYKKFLAKTITPTNADSLIGQTGIVIADINNLEAVGQVKVKGQIWSACSENGDPISTGEKVLIKKIQGVRLFVEKI, from the coding sequence TTGACACCTATTATTTATGCATGGTTCGCTGCAATGGTCATATTTTTGGTTATAGAATTAATAACGCCTCAGTTTATAAGCATTTGGTTTGCTTTTGGCTCAGTTGTTGCACTTATTTTGGCAGCTGTTGGCTTGCCCCTTTGGATGCAGCTCACCGTATTTGTTATTATTTCAGGAATTCTTGTTTTCCTGACAAGGCCGTTATATAAAAAATTCTTAGCAAAAACAATTACTCCAACAAATGCAGATAGTCTTATCGGTCAGACCGGAATAGTAATTGCCGATATTAATAATCTTGAAGCAGTTGGACAGGTCAAAGTAAAGGGTCAAATATGGTCTGCATGCTCAGAAAATGGCGACCCAATAAGCACCGGTGAAAAAGTTCTGATAAAAAAGATTCAGGGAGTCCGTCTATTTGTTGAAAAAATTTAA
- a CDS encoding DUF1836 domain-containing protein yields MREMQLPGMTIVADLSIPESAERILNSIFLTGGVVLSQVSQMTGLKSHVIQNWVKRGFVSSPVSKKYSKRQFCRIVIINMLKDSLQIDTITKLISYINGELDDESDDIIDDSILYNLFVHIASALASDKLLTFDNIDTAVRDALSRYNEPNEESRLRLFNVLKVMTAAFLSAQYKKMADSSLISAGVI; encoded by the coding sequence ATGAGAGAAATGCAACTTCCGGGTATGACGATTGTGGCTGATCTGTCTATCCCAGAAAGTGCAGAAAGAATACTGAACTCAATTTTTTTAACCGGAGGAGTAGTATTATCACAAGTATCACAGATGACAGGATTAAAATCACATGTTATTCAAAACTGGGTAAAGCGTGGTTTTGTTTCATCACCTGTATCAAAAAAATACTCCAAAAGGCAGTTTTGCCGCATAGTTATCATCAATATGCTTAAAGACAGTCTTCAAATCGACACGATCACAAAACTAATAAGTTATATTAACGGCGAGCTCGACGATGAGTCTGACGACATAATAGATGACAGCATACTTTATAACCTGTTTGTGCATATTGCTTCGGCTCTTGCGTCAGATAAATTATTGACTTTTGACAATATAGATACTGCAGTACGTGACGCTCTTTCCAGATATAATGAGCCAAATGAAGAAAGCCGACTTAGGTTGTTTAATGTGCTAAAAGTAATGACGGCCGCTTTTCTTTCAGCGCAGTATAAAAAAATGGCAGATAGCTCACTTATTTCTGCTGGAGTTATATAA
- the pyk gene encoding pyruvate kinase, which translates to MRKTKIICTLGPATDDPEILRELMLGGMNVARLNFSHGTHEDHAIRVEMVKKMREELGLHVALMLDTKGPEIRLGRFEHDSITLNEGDFFTLTPEDFLGTETKAHISTDKLADCMHPGQSLLIDDGLLRLKLDHIDGRDLCCKVVVGGPLSNNKSVNVPGIHLDIPYLSDKDVSDILFAIKYDFDFIAASFTRSVEDVFDVLRILEENGGSHIQVIAKIENAEGVDNVEDIIKVSDGIMVARGDMGVEIDFEELPRIQKLLIKKTHLAGKKCITATQMLDSMIKNPRPTRAETTDVANAIYDGTSAIMLSGETSIGKYPVESLQTMCKIAERTEADINYKKRFSTFENESSLNVTDAISLATCATAHGLGAAAIITVTKTGKTARLISRYRPAAPIIGCTPDPRVARQLSMSWGVTPLIVEEMMSTDELFDHAVDLAMKSGYVKLGDLVVLTAGVPLGVAGTTNLIKVHTVGHVLVKGLGISKKSVIGKLCVCNSEEEAVMRFSDGDILVIPETSNAIMKILKRAGGIITEKGGAASHAATVGLVLDIPVICGAEGAVSILKNGATATVDASHGLVYNGETKV; encoded by the coding sequence ATGCGTAAAACCAAAATCATTTGTACACTCGGTCCCGCCACTGATGATCCAGAGATATTACGAGAATTGATGCTTGGCGGCATGAACGTAGCTCGTCTCAACTTTTCCCACGGAACACACGAAGATCATGCAATACGTGTTGAAATGGTAAAAAAGATGAGGGAAGAGCTAGGGCTGCACGTTGCATTGATGCTGGATACGAAGGGCCCCGAAATCAGACTAGGTCGTTTTGAACACGATAGTATTACATTAAATGAAGGTGATTTTTTTACACTAACACCAGAAGACTTTTTAGGAACAGAAACAAAGGCTCATATTTCAACAGATAAGCTTGCCGATTGCATGCATCCAGGTCAATCCCTGCTCATTGATGACGGGCTTTTGCGTTTAAAGCTGGATCATATTGATGGTAGAGATCTTTGCTGCAAGGTTGTTGTTGGCGGCCCACTGTCAAACAATAAAAGTGTTAATGTTCCGGGCATACATCTTGACATCCCATATCTATCGGACAAGGATGTTAGCGACATACTTTTTGCAATAAAGTATGACTTTGATTTTATTGCGGCATCTTTTACACGCTCTGTTGAAGACGTATTTGATGTGCTGCGTATACTTGAGGAAAATGGCGGATCTCATATACAAGTCATTGCGAAAATCGAGAACGCCGAAGGCGTTGACAATGTCGAGGATATAATAAAGGTATCTGACGGCATTATGGTGGCTCGTGGTGATATGGGTGTTGAAATTGATTTTGAAGAGCTGCCGCGTATACAAAAACTCTTAATCAAAAAAACACATCTAGCAGGAAAGAAATGTATAACTGCAACTCAAATGTTGGACTCAATGATAAAAAACCCGCGGCCTACGCGTGCTGAAACGACTGATGTCGCAAATGCTATTTATGACGGTACCAGTGCGATTATGCTTTCAGGGGAAACGTCAATTGGTAAATATCCGGTTGAAAGCCTTCAAACTATGTGCAAAATAGCCGAGAGAACTGAAGCAGATATAAACTATAAGAAACGTTTTTCAACGTTTGAAAATGAAAGCTCATTAAATGTTACTGATGCGATTAGTCTTGCAACATGTGCAACTGCCCACGGATTGGGAGCCGCTGCAATAATTACAGTTACAAAAACAGGAAAAACAGCCCGCCTTATTTCAAGGTACAGACCGGCTGCTCCAATAATAGGATGTACACCGGATCCAAGAGTGGCTCGTCAGCTTTCTATGTCATGGGGCGTTACTCCGCTTATTGTTGAGGAAATGATGAGCACAGACGAACTTTTCGACCATGCGGTCGATCTTGCAATGAAGTCTGGTTATGTTAAACTCGGTGATCTTGTTGTCCTGACTGCAGGAGTTCCATTAGGTGTTGCAGGCACAACAAATCTTATAAAGGTCCATACAGTTGGGCATGTACTTGTAAAGGGTTTGGGAATTTCGAAAAAATCAGTTATTGGCAAACTTTGTGTTTGCAACTCTGAGGAAGAGGCTGTAATGCGTTTTTCCGACGGGGATATTCTAGTTATACCAGAAACTTCAAATGCTATTATGAAAATACTTAAACGTGCAGGCGGAATAATCACGGAGAAGGGCGGCGCCGCATCACATGCTGCGACTGTGGGCTTAGTTCTTGATATTCCTGTTATCTGCGGGGCTGAAGGAGCTGTGAGTATTTTGAAAAACGGGGCGACTGCAACTGTTGATGCTTCTCACGGACTTGTTTATAATGGAGAAACCAAAGTTTAA
- a CDS encoding pro-sigmaK processing inhibitor BofA family protein: MELYGNYMLGAMGVAAVMIGIGLFLGPIRKIIKFLLNSLLGLLILLIINYVGKYIGVTIALNWITILTTGILGIPGIAALLLLKLIFGV; this comes from the coding sequence ATGGAGTTATATGGAAATTATATGCTTGGGGCAATGGGAGTTGCCGCAGTCATGATAGGTATTGGACTATTTTTAGGACCTATTCGAAAAATAATAAAGTTTCTTCTGAATAGTCTGCTTGGCCTTCTCATTTTATTAATAATAAATTACGTGGGAAAATACATAGGTGTTACAATAGCATTAAACTGGATCACAATATTAACGACCGGAATATTAGGAATACCTGGCATAGCAGCTTTATTGCTTTTAAAATTGATATTTGGAGTTTAA
- a CDS encoding 3D domain-containing protein: protein MKKRLREVLFKRNSALLFLAIINLLALTLIINQTSIVRITDDGKTTTVKTMQHKTQQILSAAGIKVSENDLVDDSNNKGFIKEIVIKRAYPIHILCDGKDNVINMVEGTVDSALKKAGITLTEYDYTDKKMYDSLYPNINIQVSRVRVETVKTDTEIPYDVKRLESTEIPRGKIQELVQGKNGISRSVVKNIYVNDALSTSQVLEKSIVTQPVTAVLQIGTGGEQVTSRGDAFRYNYYVDMEATAYTYNNGSNITATGKRASVGRVAVDPTVIPLGTRLYISYPNGKWSYGYAVAEDTGGAIKGKRIDLFLNSENECRSFGRRTVRVYILDN, encoded by the coding sequence ATGAAAAAAAGATTGAGGGAGGTTTTGTTTAAGCGAAATAGTGCACTCTTATTTTTAGCAATAATAAACCTATTAGCACTTACGCTTATCATAAACCAAACAAGTATCGTAAGAATTACGGACGACGGCAAAACGACCACAGTAAAAACCATGCAACACAAAACGCAACAGATTTTAAGCGCTGCTGGAATTAAGGTTTCCGAAAACGACTTGGTTGACGACAGCAATAATAAAGGATTTATAAAAGAAATTGTAATCAAAAGGGCTTATCCGATCCATATTTTATGTGACGGAAAAGACAACGTAATCAACATGGTTGAAGGAACAGTTGATTCAGCGCTTAAAAAAGCCGGCATTACACTGACTGAGTATGATTATACCGATAAAAAAATGTATGACTCTCTATACCCTAATATTAATATTCAAGTAAGCCGTGTTAGGGTTGAAACAGTTAAAACCGACACTGAAATACCATATGATGTAAAACGCCTTGAAAGCACGGAAATTCCGAGAGGCAAAATTCAGGAATTAGTACAGGGGAAAAACGGTATTTCGCGTTCAGTTGTAAAGAACATTTATGTTAATGATGCATTATCTACTTCACAGGTTTTAGAAAAAAGCATTGTTACTCAGCCAGTAACAGCAGTCCTGCAAATTGGAACTGGTGGAGAGCAGGTAACAAGCCGCGGCGATGCTTTCCGTTATAATTATTATGTAGATATGGAAGCGACAGCCTACACTTATAATAATGGGTCCAACATTACTGCCACCGGCAAAAGAGCATCAGTAGGCCGGGTCGCAGTGGATCCAACGGTTATTCCGCTTGGAACAAGGTTATATATATCCTACCCAAACGGCAAGTGGTCTTACGGGTATGCAGTTGCAGAGGATACGGGCGGCGCAATCAAAGGCAAGCGGATAGACTTATTTTTAAACTCTGAAAATGAATGTAGAAGCTTTGGGAGACGTACCGTAAGAGTTTATATTCTTGATAATTAA
- a CDS encoding methyltransferase domain-containing protein, translated as MDSIKRSIETTKKSFELSFGEEQFYNKQTQDEKHLKLILDSLKLTNGMKILDLGTGNGYMAFPIAVSNPGVEVIGLDIVEQTLSKNRSKAEMMGIGNLKFCAYDGVTFPFKDNEFDYIISRYALHHFPKLNVTFSEMNRVLKANGKLVISDPTPNSNDSSKFVDEFMQMKEDGHIQFYSLQEYVLLAKEANFKFISNTCSEITFPRKNAKSYEYLLNKHSKEITDGYHINVINDEIYITEQVLNMIFEKDLA; from the coding sequence ATGGACTCAATTAAAAGAAGTATAGAGACAACTAAAAAAAGTTTTGAATTAAGTTTTGGTGAAGAACAGTTTTATAATAAACAAACACAGGATGAGAAACATCTTAAACTGATTTTGGATAGTCTAAAGCTCACAAATGGAATGAAAATATTAGATCTTGGAACAGGCAACGGGTATATGGCATTTCCGATAGCCGTATCCAATCCCGGTGTTGAAGTAATTGGGTTAGACATCGTTGAACAGACACTTTCAAAAAATAGAAGCAAAGCCGAAATGATGGGAATTGGCAATTTAAAATTTTGTGCTTACGATGGTGTCACATTCCCATTTAAAGATAATGAGTTCGACTATATAATCTCCCGTTATGCATTACACCATTTTCCTAAATTAAATGTTACATTTAGCGAAATGAATAGGGTATTAAAGGCTAATGGAAAGCTTGTTATTTCAGATCCAACGCCAAATAGTAATGATTCAAGTAAATTTGTTGACGAGTTTATGCAAATGAAAGAAGATGGGCATATTCAGTTTTACTCTTTGCAGGAATATGTTTTGCTGGCAAAAGAGGCAAATTTCAAATTTATATCAAATACTTGTTCAGAAATAACATTCCCCCGAAAAAATGCAAAATCATATGAGTATTTACTGAATAAGCACAGTAAGGAAATCACAGATGGATATCATATAAACGTTATTAATGACGAAATATACATAACAGAGCAGGTTTTGAATATGATATTTGAGAAGGACTTGGCTTAA
- a CDS encoding alpha/beta hydrolase, translating into MEYKHIEYHYKLEKSDTVIVFIHGIQGSPLQLDYLIQMLNGLYSIENLLLPGHGKTAYDFRKSSMAQWQNYVDESVKKLQSEYKNIILVGHSMGCLLSVQSGISYPNQIRGLFLIAMPLNIHIKYSYIKNNLLAAFCKTDKNEIVAAARKGNSVSTSNPFEYVACIPRYIELLKKS; encoded by the coding sequence ATGGAATACAAACATATCGAATATCATTACAAATTAGAAAAGTCAGATACTGTCATAGTTTTTATTCATGGTATTCAAGGAAGCCCTTTGCAGCTTGACTATTTGATTCAAATGCTCAATGGATTATATTCAATTGAGAACCTTCTCTTGCCAGGGCATGGCAAGACAGCGTATGATTTTAGAAAAAGCAGCATGGCACAATGGCAGAATTATGTCGATGAAAGTGTCAAGAAATTACAAAGCGAATATAAAAACATTATTTTAGTTGGTCATTCAATGGGATGCCTTCTTTCTGTCCAATCAGGAATTTCCTATCCCAATCAAATACGAGGGCTATTTTTGATAGCAATGCCACTCAATATTCATATTAAATATTCTTATATTAAAAATAATTTATTGGCGGCCTTCTGTAAAACTGATAAGAATGAAATTGTTGCTGCAGCTAGAAAAGGAAACAGCGTTTCCACATCTAATCCTTTTGAATATGTGGCATGTATACCGCGATATATTGAGCTATTAAAAAAAAGTTAA
- the rpsI gene encoding 30S ribosomal protein S9, translated as MANTDNKPYFYGTGRRKKSVASVRLLPGTGNITINGRDIDDYFGLETLKLIVRQPLELTGFIGKFDIICKVIGGGVSGQAGAIRHGLARALLQSDESLRLALKKAGFLTRDPRMKERKKYGLKAARRAPQFSKR; from the coding sequence ATGGCAAATACAGATAATAAACCATATTTTTACGGAACCGGCAGAAGAAAAAAATCTGTTGCAAGTGTTAGACTTCTTCCGGGTACAGGTAATATAACAATTAACGGCAGAGACATTGACGATTATTTCGGTCTTGAGACTTTAAAGCTGATAGTAAGACAGCCGCTTGAGCTCACCGGTTTTATCGGAAAATTTGATATCATATGCAAAGTTATAGGTGGCGGTGTATCCGGTCAGGCCGGCGCCATCCGTCATGGACTTGCTAGGGCTCTTCTTCAGTCAGATGAATCTCTTCGTCTCGCTCTGAAAAAAGCAGGTTTCTTAACCCGCGATCCAAGAATGAAAGAAAGAAAGAAGTACGGCTTAAAAGCTGCAAGACGTGCTCCACAGTTCTCAAAGAGATAA